A stretch of DNA from Pasteurellaceae bacterium RH1A:
TCCGCAGCAACTGGCCGTCTTGCAGGTGCTGGCCAAGTGGCGTTATGAAGAGGCTAAAAAGCGAAATCTGGCTCTGAATTTCGTGGTAAAAGAACAAAGCCTGCTACAAATTGCCAAGGATCAGCCCATTCACACCACCAAACTCTTGGACTTTATGCACCCCAATGAGGTGCGAATTCACGGCAAGAAATTATTGTGGTTAGTAGAACAAGGCCAGGCCATTGATGAAGCCAATTACCCACCGGCTATCGTCCGCCTGGTCGATCAGCCTGGCTATAAGGCTAGCCTCAAGGCCCTTCAGCAAAAATTAGACCAAATTAAACCGCTTGATCTGCCCTTGGAACTTGTGGCCAGCAAACGCCAGCTCAACCAGCTCTTTAGCTGGCACCAAAAAGGCCGGCCGCAGGAAAAATTACCAGAGTTATTGACGGGCTGGCGGGAAGCCATGGGGCGGGAACTGCTCGGGGTTTTGTAAGGCAACTGGACGGAGGAGGGAAGAAATTCCCTCTTTTTGCAAATATCGTTTGCTTTCCCCCAGATTAGTGTTCTAATGCCCCTGCTTTATTTTATGTTATTGCCGTAAAGTACTAGGCCTAGCCTGTTGATCTATGTTCTTATTTGTTATTGTTATACCCATCGGTTTACCTCGAATTTTGCCATAAATCTCCCACTTCAATGCAATCATTTCATTAAGCATTTCTATTCACATTTTTATTTTTAAAGGATTTTTTATGTCTAAAGTTACAGGTATCGTTAAATGGTTTAACGCTGACAAAGGTTTCGGTTTCATCACTCCAGATGCGGGTGGCAAAGATGTGTTCGTACACTTCTCTGCAATCGAAGGTACCAACTTCCGCACTT
This window harbors:
- a CDS encoding cold-shock protein; the protein is MSKVTGIVKWFNADKGFGFITPDAGGKDVFVHFSAIEGTNFRTLNDGDKVEFGVEDSARGQSAANVKKI